In a single window of the Rhodamnia argentea isolate NSW1041297 chromosome 2, ASM2092103v1, whole genome shotgun sequence genome:
- the LOC115746361 gene encoding uncharacterized protein LOC115746361 has protein sequence MRLSSFWFAFFLVGAALTFLGLSSTDGVNFAGTGSLANRATCRKLKEDGHSPGTFEKESTGKANLEDYGPNNPVPNSKASIRPGPIDHGSPLMPFMPKPSPPSPPQHGG, from the exons ATGAGGCTTTCGAGCTTCTGGTTTGCCTTCTTTCTGGTCGGGGCAGCTTTGACTTTCCTGGGCCTGTCGTCCACCG ATGGAGTTAATTTTGCTGGCACGGGCAGTTTGGCCAATAGAGCAACATGCCGGAAGCTGAAG GAAGATGGGCATAGTCCTGGCACTTTCGAGAAGGAGAGCACTGGGAAAGCAAATCTGGAGGATTACGGTCCAAACAATCCGGTCCCAAACTCAAAGGCGTCGATAAGGCCCGGACCGATCGACCACGGCTCTCCTCTCATGCCATTCATGCCAAAGCCTTCACCTCCTAGTCCCCCCCAGCATGGCGGGTGA
- the LOC115746329 gene encoding casein kinase II subunit alpha-2 isoform X2, with the protein MSRARVYADVNVHRPRDYWDYEALTVQWGDQDDYEVVRKIGRGKYSEVFEGVNVTNNERCVIKILKPVKKKKIKREIKILQNLCGGPNVVKLLDIVRDQHSKTPSLIFEYVNSTDFKVLYPTLTDYDIRYYIYELLKALDYCHSQGIMHRDVKPHNVMIDHELRKLRLIDWGLAEFYHPGKEYNVRVASRYFKGPELLVDLQDYDYSLDMWSLGCMFAGMIFRKEPFFYGHDNHDQLVKIAKVLGTDELNAYLSKYHLELDPQLEALVGRHSRKPWSRFINADNQHLVSPEAIDFLDKLLRYDHQDRVTAREAMAHPYFAQVRSAENSRMRTQ; encoded by the exons ATGTCGAGGGCCCGAGTCTACGCCGACGTTAATGTGCATCGCCCCAGGGATTACTGGGATTACGAGGCTCTCACCGTTCAATGGGG AGATCAAGATGACTATGAGGTAGTTAGAAAAATTGGGAGAGGAAAATATAGTGAGGTTTTCGAAGGTGTTAATGTCACCAATAATGAAAGATGCGTCATCAAGATCCTCAAGCCTGTTAAGAAAAAGAAG ATcaagagagaaataaaaatacTGCAGAATCTCTGTGGTGGCCCTAATGTTGTGAAGCTGCTTGATATCGTCAGAGATCAGCACTCGAAAACCCCTAGcttgatttttgaatatgtGAACAGTACAGATTTTAAAGTTTTGTACCCCACTCTAACAGATTATGACATACGATACTACATATATGAGCTTCTTAAG GCATTAGATTACTGCCATTCACAAGGCATAATGCATCGAGACGTCAAGCCGCACAATGTTATGATTGACCATGAATTAAGGAAGCTCCGTTTGATTGATTGGGGACTTGCTGAATTCTACCATCCTGGTAAAGAATACAACGTCCGTGTAGCTTCAAG ATATTTTAAGGGTCCGGAGTTGCTTGTTGACCTCCAGGACTATGATTATTCCTTGGACATGTGGAGCCTTGGGTGTATGTTTGCAGGAATG ATATTTCGGAAGGAGCCGTTCTTTTATGGCCATGACAACCATGACCAGCTTGTCAAAATTGCCAAG GTTCTTGGAACAGATGAATTAAATGCATATCTGAGCAAATACCATTTGGAGCTCGATCCACAGCTAGAAGCTCTTGTTGGAAG GCACAGCCGGAAACCGTGGTCCAGATTCATTAATGCTGATAATCAGCATCTTGTATCTCCAGAG GCAATTGATTTTCTTGACAAGCTCCTCCGGTACGACCATCAGGACAGGGTTACGGCAAGAGAAGCCATG GCTCATCCGTACTTCGCCCAAGTAAGATCTGCAGAGAACAGCAGGATGAGGACGCAATAA
- the LOC115746330 gene encoding uncharacterized protein LOC115746330, with product MRMQCWDTFKHPLKNVWIGVATRLGMRKSGLLELRHDVKRCEYDDVHVMWEMLERNEKEIAQSSRRIKKRSFWSIFGWALCAPNLCSGV from the exons ATGAGAATGCAGTGTTGGGACACATTCAAGCACCCTCTTAAGAATGTCTGGATCGGCGTCGCCACGCGCCTCGGAATGCGCAAAAGCG GACTGCTGGAGCTGCGACATGATGTGAAGAGGTGCGAGTACGATGATGTACATGTGATGTGGGAGATGTTAGAGAGAAACGAGAAGGAGATTGCCCAGTCGTCCAGGCGGATCAAGAAAAGATCGTTCTGGAGTATCTTCGGATGGGCTCTGTGTGCTCCAAACCTTTGTAGCGGTGTTTGA
- the LOC115746329 gene encoding casein kinase II subunit alpha-2 isoform X1, protein MGVKSPDLCSLLYLLSFGRWRLAETRFDCDACGFQDQDDYEVVRKIGRGKYSEVFEGVNVTNNERCVIKILKPVKKKKIKREIKILQNLCGGPNVVKLLDIVRDQHSKTPSLIFEYVNSTDFKVLYPTLTDYDIRYYIYELLKALDYCHSQGIMHRDVKPHNVMIDHELRKLRLIDWGLAEFYHPGKEYNVRVASRYFKGPELLVDLQDYDYSLDMWSLGCMFAGMIFRKEPFFYGHDNHDQLVKIAKVLGTDELNAYLSKYHLELDPQLEALVGRHSRKPWSRFINADNQHLVSPEAIDFLDKLLRYDHQDRVTAREAMAHPYFAQVRSAENSRMRTQ, encoded by the exons ATGGGGGTAAAATCCCCCGATCTGTGTTCCTTGCTATATCTTCTTTCGTTTGGTCGATGGCGCCTCGCCGAGACGCGTTTCGATTGTGATGCTTGTGGGTTTCA AGATCAAGATGACTATGAGGTAGTTAGAAAAATTGGGAGAGGAAAATATAGTGAGGTTTTCGAAGGTGTTAATGTCACCAATAATGAAAGATGCGTCATCAAGATCCTCAAGCCTGTTAAGAAAAAGAAG ATcaagagagaaataaaaatacTGCAGAATCTCTGTGGTGGCCCTAATGTTGTGAAGCTGCTTGATATCGTCAGAGATCAGCACTCGAAAACCCCTAGcttgatttttgaatatgtGAACAGTACAGATTTTAAAGTTTTGTACCCCACTCTAACAGATTATGACATACGATACTACATATATGAGCTTCTTAAG GCATTAGATTACTGCCATTCACAAGGCATAATGCATCGAGACGTCAAGCCGCACAATGTTATGATTGACCATGAATTAAGGAAGCTCCGTTTGATTGATTGGGGACTTGCTGAATTCTACCATCCTGGTAAAGAATACAACGTCCGTGTAGCTTCAAG ATATTTTAAGGGTCCGGAGTTGCTTGTTGACCTCCAGGACTATGATTATTCCTTGGACATGTGGAGCCTTGGGTGTATGTTTGCAGGAATG ATATTTCGGAAGGAGCCGTTCTTTTATGGCCATGACAACCATGACCAGCTTGTCAAAATTGCCAAG GTTCTTGGAACAGATGAATTAAATGCATATCTGAGCAAATACCATTTGGAGCTCGATCCACAGCTAGAAGCTCTTGTTGGAAG GCACAGCCGGAAACCGTGGTCCAGATTCATTAATGCTGATAATCAGCATCTTGTATCTCCAGAG GCAATTGATTTTCTTGACAAGCTCCTCCGGTACGACCATCAGGACAGGGTTACGGCAAGAGAAGCCATG GCTCATCCGTACTTCGCCCAAGTAAGATCTGCAGAGAACAGCAGGATGAGGACGCAATAA